A window of the Cicer arietinum cultivar CDC Frontier isolate Library 1 chromosome 6, Cicar.CDCFrontier_v2.0, whole genome shotgun sequence genome harbors these coding sequences:
- the LOC101489326 gene encoding uncharacterized protein isoform X5: MDDEVVQRVFHEGGRDYFQQQPSTSSSSSSILQSLPLHVSFDHGYYLLVKSIQELREKKDGLVTVGIGGPSGSGKTSLAEKVASVIGCTVISMENYSDGVDEGNVLDSIDFYTLIKNLEDLTKGNDTLIPEFDYQQKRRVGYITIKSTSSGVVIVDGTYALHAKLRSLLDIRVAVVGGVHFSLLSKVRYDIGDSCSLDSLIDSIFPLFRKHIEPDLHHAQIRINNSFVSSFREAIYKVKCRSKSSDGHPGSAFQGNEAQTDNFIEMYLRPPSASEEAGINDWIKVRQSGIRYYLSLGDQRIVDKNFIIRPKAEFEVGRMTLGGLLALGYIVVVSYKRASTTVDYGKVSMSFETIDVLGETFMVMRGTDRKTVGTEALRMGINGPWITKSYLEMILERKGVPRLSTPPLVSNTTVTGSQETAIIAPKPIRVSPSLVTGLEDLSQPWTRSPTKSKTEPFVATWHFISSDSSHLDNTVLDPSSFRDTVRLAPMPDSYDLDRGLLLAVQAIQALLENKGVPVIVGIGGPSGCGKTSLAHKMANIIGCEIVSLESYYKQVKDFKYDDFSSLDLSLLSKNIDDIRNGRRTKVPIFDLESGARSGFKELEVSEDCGVIIFEGVYALHPDIRISLDLWIAVVGGVHSHLISRVQRDKSRVGCFISQNEIMMTVFPMFQQLIEPHLVHAHLKIRNDFDPVLSPESSLFVLKSNKKVTYQDILAILDPAKFCSSVQKFIDIYMRLPGIPSNGQLTDSDCIRVRICEGRFALLIREPIREGNFIIQPKVDFDISITTVAGLLNLGYQAVAYIEASAFIYQDGKILIEVDHLQDVPGPYIQIKGVSKDAVAAAGSMLKLDGSYTTKSYLEIVLERLPTTERTSGGINFQQSTRLLEIVDFIQSQFLHHYSRNSVLLKERILTIYHHTMRVETNWNHNITATASPTVKKR; the protein is encoded by the exons ATGGACGATGAGGTTGTTCAGCGAGTATTCCATGAAGGAGGACGCGATTACTTTCAACAACAACCTTCaacttcttcctcttcttcatcTATCCTTCAATCTCTCCCTCTCCATGTG TCTTTTGATCATGGATATTATTTGTTGGTAAAATCTATCCAAGAACTCCGAGAAAAAAAGGATGGCCTTGTTACAGTTGGCATTGGTGGTCCAAGCGGTTCTGGTAAAACGAG CTTAGCAGAAAAGGTTGCATCTGTTATTGGTTGTACTGTTATATCAATGGAGAATTATTCTGATGGAGTTGACGAAGGGAATGTTCTGGATTCTATAGATTTTTATACCCTGATCAAGAATCTTGAG GATTTAACAAAAGGAAATGATACATTAATTCCGGAGTTTGATTATCAGCAAAAGAGACGTGTTGGCTATATAACAATAAAGAGTACTTCATCTGGGGTG GTAATAGTTGATGGTACATATGCATTGCATGCAAAACTGCGGTCTTTACTGGATATTCGAGTTGCAGTG GTTGGCGGTGTTCATTTTAGCCTACTTTCTAAAGTTCGCTATGACATTGGCGATTCTTGTTCACTGGATTCCCTTATAGATAGCATTTTCCCATTGTTTAGGAAGCATATTGAGCCGGATCTTCATCATGCACAG ATCAGAATTAACAACAGCTTTGTGTCATCATTTAGAGAGGCAATCTACAAGGTTAAATGCAGAAGCAAG TCTTCAGATGGACATCCAGGTTCTGCCTTTCAAGGAAATGAAGCTCAAACAGATaa TTTTATTGAAATGTACCTTAGACCACCTTCGGCTAGTGAAGAAGCAGGGATAAATGATTGGATCAAAGTGCGGCAGTCTGGAATTAGGTATTATTTATCCCTTGGTGACCAGAGGATTGTTGACAAAAATTTTATCATCAGGCCAAAAGCTGAGTTTGAG GTTGGACGAATGACATTGGGTGGGTTGCTGGCTCTTGGGTACATTGTTGTGGTTAGTTATAAACGTGCATCCACAACTGTCGATTATGGCAAGGTTTCCATGTCGTTTGAAACCATTGATGTTCTTGGTGAGACATTCATGGTCATGAGAGGAACCGATAGGAAG ACTGTTGGAACAGAAGCATTGAGGATGGGTATCAACGGACCTTGGATCACTAAATCATATCTGGAAAtgattcttgagagaaaag GTGTACCCCGTCTTAGTACACCACCACTTGTGTCTAATACAACTGTGACTGGCAGTCAAGAAACAGCAATCATTGCACCAAAGCCAATTCGTGTTAGCCCTAGCCTTGTTACTGGGCTTGAGGATTTATCTCAGCCATGGACCCGATCCCCAACAAAATCCAAAACAGAACCTTTTGTGGCTACATGGCATTTCATATCTTCAGATTCCTCCCATCTTGATAACACAGTCCTAG ATCCCTCATCTTTCAGGGACACTGTTAGGCTTGCTCCAATGCCCGATTCATATGACCTGGATAGGGGATTGCTTTTGGCAGTTCAAGCAATACAA GCCTTGTTGGAGAATAAAGGCGTACCAGTCATTGTTGGAATTG GTGGTCCAAGTGGGTGTGGGAAGACAAGTTTGGCTCATAAAATGGCAAATATTATTGGTTGTGAAATAGTTTCCCTAGAAAGTTATTACAAACAAGTTAAGGATTTCAAATATGATGACTTCAGCTCACTTGATTTATCTTTGCTATCAAAG AATATTGATGACATAAGAAATGGCCGAAGAACAAAAGTTCCTATATTTGACTTGGAAAGTGGTGCTCGGAGTGGCTTCAAGGAACTTGAAGTTTCTGAAGATTGTGGAGTG ATTATATTTGAAGGCGTCTATGCTTTGCATCCTGATATCCGGATATCACTTGACTTGTGGATTGCTGTT GTAGGAGGTGTTCATTCACATTTGATTTCACGAGTTCAAAGGGATAAGAGTAGAGTGGGATGTTTTATTTCCCAAAATGAGATCATGATGACAGTGTTTCCTATGTTCCAGCAGCTTATTGAACCTCACCTTGTTCATGCACAT CTTAAAATTCGAAATGACTTTGACCCTGTGCTTTCTCCCGAAAGTTCACTTTTTGTATTGAAGAGTAACAAAAAA GTAACTTATCAAGATATTCTAGCGATTCTTGATCCAGCAAAATTTTGCAGTTCCGTGCAGAAATTTATCGATATTTACATGAGGCTTCCTGGGATCCCTTCTAATGGTCAATTGACAGATAGTGATTGTATTCGGGTCAGAATATGTGAAGGCAGATTTGCATTACTGATACGCGAG CCTATAAGAGAAGGAAACTTCATCATTCAGCCTAAAGTGGATTTTGATATTAGCATTACTACGGTTGCTGGTCTTCTTAACCTCGG GTATCAAGCAGTTGCGTATATTGAAGCGTCTGCATTCATCTATCAGGATGGAAAG ATTCTAATTGAGGTTGATCATCTACAAGATGTCCCGGGTCCATACATTCAGATAAAGGGTGTTTCTAAAGATGCTGTTGCAGCAGCAGGTTCAATGCTTAAATTGGATGGTTCATATACTACTAAG AGTTACCTTGAAATAGTTTTGGAAAGATTACCAACAACGGAGAGAACTTCTGGTGGGATTAACTTTCAGCAATCAACAAGGCTGCTAGAGATTGTGGACTTTATTCAATCTCAG
- the LOC101489326 gene encoding uncharacterized protein isoform X1, translated as MDDEVVQRVFHEGGRDYFQQQPSTSSSSSSILQSLPLHVSFDHGYYLLVKSIQELREKKDGLVTVGIGGPSGSGKTSLAEKVASVIGCTVISMENYSDGVDEGNVLDSIDFYTLIKNLEDLTKGNDTLIPEFDYQQKRRVGYITIKSTSSGVVIVDGTYALHAKLRSLLDIRVAVVGGVHFSLLSKVRYDIGDSCSLDSLIDSIFPLFRKHIEPDLHHAQIRINNSFVSSFREAIYKVKCRSKSSDGHPGSAFQGNEAQTDNFIEMYLRPPSASEEAGINDWIKVRQSGIRYYLSLGDQRIVDKNFIIRPKAEFEVGRMTLGGLLALGYIVVVSYKRASTTVDYGKVSMSFETIDVLGETFMVMRGTDRKTVGTEALRMGINGPWITKSYLEMILERKGVPRLSTPPLVSNTTVTGSQETAIIAPKPIRVSPSLVTGLEDLSQPWTRSPTKSKTEPFVATWHFISSDSSHLDNTVLDPSSFRDTVRLAPMPDSYDLDRGLLLAVQAIQALLENKGVPVIVGIGGPSGCGKTSLAHKMANIIGCEIVSLESYYKQVKDFKYDDFSSLDLSLLSKNIDDIRNGRRTKVPIFDLESGARSGFKELEVSEDCGVIIFEGVYALHPDIRISLDLWIAVVGGVHSHLISRVQRDKSRVGCFISQNEIMMTVFPMFQQLIEPHLVHAHLKIRNDFDPVLSPESSLFVLKSNKKVTYQDILAILDPAKFCSSVQKFIDIYMRLPGIPSNGQLTDSDCIRVRICEGRFALLIREPIREGNFIIQPKVDFDISITTVAGLLNLGYQAVAYIEASAFIYQDGKILIEVDHLQDVPGPYIQIKGVSKDAVAAAGSMLKLDGSYTTKSYLEIVLERLPTTERTSGGINFQQSTRLLEIVDFIQSQELSSLKQAMLYLSRQDRLLHIKPALVQSHCIPLNGCSSSSESSSSRVVSPIEGIIEEMQSRIKRLERWLAINTVLWTFLMSAIVGYSLYQRRR; from the exons ATGGACGATGAGGTTGTTCAGCGAGTATTCCATGAAGGAGGACGCGATTACTTTCAACAACAACCTTCaacttcttcctcttcttcatcTATCCTTCAATCTCTCCCTCTCCATGTG TCTTTTGATCATGGATATTATTTGTTGGTAAAATCTATCCAAGAACTCCGAGAAAAAAAGGATGGCCTTGTTACAGTTGGCATTGGTGGTCCAAGCGGTTCTGGTAAAACGAG CTTAGCAGAAAAGGTTGCATCTGTTATTGGTTGTACTGTTATATCAATGGAGAATTATTCTGATGGAGTTGACGAAGGGAATGTTCTGGATTCTATAGATTTTTATACCCTGATCAAGAATCTTGAG GATTTAACAAAAGGAAATGATACATTAATTCCGGAGTTTGATTATCAGCAAAAGAGACGTGTTGGCTATATAACAATAAAGAGTACTTCATCTGGGGTG GTAATAGTTGATGGTACATATGCATTGCATGCAAAACTGCGGTCTTTACTGGATATTCGAGTTGCAGTG GTTGGCGGTGTTCATTTTAGCCTACTTTCTAAAGTTCGCTATGACATTGGCGATTCTTGTTCACTGGATTCCCTTATAGATAGCATTTTCCCATTGTTTAGGAAGCATATTGAGCCGGATCTTCATCATGCACAG ATCAGAATTAACAACAGCTTTGTGTCATCATTTAGAGAGGCAATCTACAAGGTTAAATGCAGAAGCAAG TCTTCAGATGGACATCCAGGTTCTGCCTTTCAAGGAAATGAAGCTCAAACAGATaa TTTTATTGAAATGTACCTTAGACCACCTTCGGCTAGTGAAGAAGCAGGGATAAATGATTGGATCAAAGTGCGGCAGTCTGGAATTAGGTATTATTTATCCCTTGGTGACCAGAGGATTGTTGACAAAAATTTTATCATCAGGCCAAAAGCTGAGTTTGAG GTTGGACGAATGACATTGGGTGGGTTGCTGGCTCTTGGGTACATTGTTGTGGTTAGTTATAAACGTGCATCCACAACTGTCGATTATGGCAAGGTTTCCATGTCGTTTGAAACCATTGATGTTCTTGGTGAGACATTCATGGTCATGAGAGGAACCGATAGGAAG ACTGTTGGAACAGAAGCATTGAGGATGGGTATCAACGGACCTTGGATCACTAAATCATATCTGGAAAtgattcttgagagaaaag GTGTACCCCGTCTTAGTACACCACCACTTGTGTCTAATACAACTGTGACTGGCAGTCAAGAAACAGCAATCATTGCACCAAAGCCAATTCGTGTTAGCCCTAGCCTTGTTACTGGGCTTGAGGATTTATCTCAGCCATGGACCCGATCCCCAACAAAATCCAAAACAGAACCTTTTGTGGCTACATGGCATTTCATATCTTCAGATTCCTCCCATCTTGATAACACAGTCCTAG ATCCCTCATCTTTCAGGGACACTGTTAGGCTTGCTCCAATGCCCGATTCATATGACCTGGATAGGGGATTGCTTTTGGCAGTTCAAGCAATACAA GCCTTGTTGGAGAATAAAGGCGTACCAGTCATTGTTGGAATTG GTGGTCCAAGTGGGTGTGGGAAGACAAGTTTGGCTCATAAAATGGCAAATATTATTGGTTGTGAAATAGTTTCCCTAGAAAGTTATTACAAACAAGTTAAGGATTTCAAATATGATGACTTCAGCTCACTTGATTTATCTTTGCTATCAAAG AATATTGATGACATAAGAAATGGCCGAAGAACAAAAGTTCCTATATTTGACTTGGAAAGTGGTGCTCGGAGTGGCTTCAAGGAACTTGAAGTTTCTGAAGATTGTGGAGTG ATTATATTTGAAGGCGTCTATGCTTTGCATCCTGATATCCGGATATCACTTGACTTGTGGATTGCTGTT GTAGGAGGTGTTCATTCACATTTGATTTCACGAGTTCAAAGGGATAAGAGTAGAGTGGGATGTTTTATTTCCCAAAATGAGATCATGATGACAGTGTTTCCTATGTTCCAGCAGCTTATTGAACCTCACCTTGTTCATGCACAT CTTAAAATTCGAAATGACTTTGACCCTGTGCTTTCTCCCGAAAGTTCACTTTTTGTATTGAAGAGTAACAAAAAA GTAACTTATCAAGATATTCTAGCGATTCTTGATCCAGCAAAATTTTGCAGTTCCGTGCAGAAATTTATCGATATTTACATGAGGCTTCCTGGGATCCCTTCTAATGGTCAATTGACAGATAGTGATTGTATTCGGGTCAGAATATGTGAAGGCAGATTTGCATTACTGATACGCGAG CCTATAAGAGAAGGAAACTTCATCATTCAGCCTAAAGTGGATTTTGATATTAGCATTACTACGGTTGCTGGTCTTCTTAACCTCGG GTATCAAGCAGTTGCGTATATTGAAGCGTCTGCATTCATCTATCAGGATGGAAAG ATTCTAATTGAGGTTGATCATCTACAAGATGTCCCGGGTCCATACATTCAGATAAAGGGTGTTTCTAAAGATGCTGTTGCAGCAGCAGGTTCAATGCTTAAATTGGATGGTTCATATACTACTAAG AGTTACCTTGAAATAGTTTTGGAAAGATTACCAACAACGGAGAGAACTTCTGGTGGGATTAACTTTCAGCAATCAACAAGGCTGCTAGAGATTGTGGACTTTATTCAATCTCAG GAATTAAGTTCTTTAAAGCAAGCAATGTTGTATCTTTCCCGGCAAGATAGGTTACTTCATATAAAGCCTGCATTGGTTCAAAGTCACTGCATTCCTCTGAAT GGATGTAGCTCTTCTTCCGAATCCTCATCAAGTAGGGTAGTCTCTCCAATTGAGGGCATTATTGAAGAGATGCAATCAAGGATTAAAAGGCTCGAAAGGTGGCTTGCTATAAATACG GTTTTGTGGACATTTCTAATGTCAGCCATTGTTGGTTATTCACTTTATCAAAGAAGGCGTTAA
- the LOC101489326 gene encoding uncharacterized protein isoform X6 — MALLQLALVVQAVLVKREKVASVIGCTVISMENYSDGVDEGNVLDSIDFYTLIKNLEDLTKGNDTLIPEFDYQQKRRVGYITIKSTSSGVVIVDGTYALHAKLRSLLDIRVAVVGGVHFSLLSKVRYDIGDSCSLDSLIDSIFPLFRKHIEPDLHHAQIRINNSFVSSFREAIYKVKCRSKSSDGHPGSAFQGNEAQTDNFIEMYLRPPSASEEAGINDWIKVRQSGIRYYLSLGDQRIVDKNFIIRPKAEFEVGRMTLGGLLALGYIVVVSYKRASTTVDYGKVSMSFETIDVLGETFMVMRGTDRKTVGTEALRMGINGPWITKSYLEMILERKGVPRLSTPPLVSNTTVTGSQETAIIAPKPIRVSPSLVTGLEDLSQPWTRSPTKSKTEPFVATWHFISSDSSHLDNTVLDPSSFRDTVRLAPMPDSYDLDRGLLLAVQAIQALLENKGVPVIVGIGGPSGCGKTSLAHKMANIIGCEIVSLESYYKQVKDFKYDDFSSLDLSLLSKNIDDIRNGRRTKVPIFDLESGARSGFKELEVSEDCGVIIFEGVYALHPDIRISLDLWIAVVGGVHSHLISRVQRDKSRVGCFISQNEIMMTVFPMFQQLIEPHLVHAHLKIRNDFDPVLSPESSLFVLKSNKKVTYQDILAILDPAKFCSSVQKFIDIYMRLPGIPSNGQLTDSDCIRVRICEGRFALLIREPIREGNFIIQPKVDFDISITTVAGLLNLGYQAVAYIEASAFIYQDGKILIEVDHLQDVPGPYIQIKGVSKDAVAAAGSMLKLDGSYTTKSYLEIVLERLPTTERTSGGINFQQSTRLLEIVDFIQSQELSSLKQAMLYLSRQDRLLHIKPALVQSHCIPLNGCSSSSESSSSRVVSPIEGIIEEMQSRIKRLERWLAINTVLWTFLMSAIVGYSLYQRRR; from the exons ATGGCCTTGTTACAGTTGGCATTGGTGGTCCAAGCGGTTCTGGTAAAACGAG AAAAGGTTGCATCTGTTATTGGTTGTACTGTTATATCAATGGAGAATTATTCTGATGGAGTTGACGAAGGGAATGTTCTGGATTCTATAGATTTTTATACCCTGATCAAGAATCTTGAG GATTTAACAAAAGGAAATGATACATTAATTCCGGAGTTTGATTATCAGCAAAAGAGACGTGTTGGCTATATAACAATAAAGAGTACTTCATCTGGGGTG GTAATAGTTGATGGTACATATGCATTGCATGCAAAACTGCGGTCTTTACTGGATATTCGAGTTGCAGTG GTTGGCGGTGTTCATTTTAGCCTACTTTCTAAAGTTCGCTATGACATTGGCGATTCTTGTTCACTGGATTCCCTTATAGATAGCATTTTCCCATTGTTTAGGAAGCATATTGAGCCGGATCTTCATCATGCACAG ATCAGAATTAACAACAGCTTTGTGTCATCATTTAGAGAGGCAATCTACAAGGTTAAATGCAGAAGCAAG TCTTCAGATGGACATCCAGGTTCTGCCTTTCAAGGAAATGAAGCTCAAACAGATaa TTTTATTGAAATGTACCTTAGACCACCTTCGGCTAGTGAAGAAGCAGGGATAAATGATTGGATCAAAGTGCGGCAGTCTGGAATTAGGTATTATTTATCCCTTGGTGACCAGAGGATTGTTGACAAAAATTTTATCATCAGGCCAAAAGCTGAGTTTGAG GTTGGACGAATGACATTGGGTGGGTTGCTGGCTCTTGGGTACATTGTTGTGGTTAGTTATAAACGTGCATCCACAACTGTCGATTATGGCAAGGTTTCCATGTCGTTTGAAACCATTGATGTTCTTGGTGAGACATTCATGGTCATGAGAGGAACCGATAGGAAG ACTGTTGGAACAGAAGCATTGAGGATGGGTATCAACGGACCTTGGATCACTAAATCATATCTGGAAAtgattcttgagagaaaag GTGTACCCCGTCTTAGTACACCACCACTTGTGTCTAATACAACTGTGACTGGCAGTCAAGAAACAGCAATCATTGCACCAAAGCCAATTCGTGTTAGCCCTAGCCTTGTTACTGGGCTTGAGGATTTATCTCAGCCATGGACCCGATCCCCAACAAAATCCAAAACAGAACCTTTTGTGGCTACATGGCATTTCATATCTTCAGATTCCTCCCATCTTGATAACACAGTCCTAG ATCCCTCATCTTTCAGGGACACTGTTAGGCTTGCTCCAATGCCCGATTCATATGACCTGGATAGGGGATTGCTTTTGGCAGTTCAAGCAATACAA GCCTTGTTGGAGAATAAAGGCGTACCAGTCATTGTTGGAATTG GTGGTCCAAGTGGGTGTGGGAAGACAAGTTTGGCTCATAAAATGGCAAATATTATTGGTTGTGAAATAGTTTCCCTAGAAAGTTATTACAAACAAGTTAAGGATTTCAAATATGATGACTTCAGCTCACTTGATTTATCTTTGCTATCAAAG AATATTGATGACATAAGAAATGGCCGAAGAACAAAAGTTCCTATATTTGACTTGGAAAGTGGTGCTCGGAGTGGCTTCAAGGAACTTGAAGTTTCTGAAGATTGTGGAGTG ATTATATTTGAAGGCGTCTATGCTTTGCATCCTGATATCCGGATATCACTTGACTTGTGGATTGCTGTT GTAGGAGGTGTTCATTCACATTTGATTTCACGAGTTCAAAGGGATAAGAGTAGAGTGGGATGTTTTATTTCCCAAAATGAGATCATGATGACAGTGTTTCCTATGTTCCAGCAGCTTATTGAACCTCACCTTGTTCATGCACAT CTTAAAATTCGAAATGACTTTGACCCTGTGCTTTCTCCCGAAAGTTCACTTTTTGTATTGAAGAGTAACAAAAAA GTAACTTATCAAGATATTCTAGCGATTCTTGATCCAGCAAAATTTTGCAGTTCCGTGCAGAAATTTATCGATATTTACATGAGGCTTCCTGGGATCCCTTCTAATGGTCAATTGACAGATAGTGATTGTATTCGGGTCAGAATATGTGAAGGCAGATTTGCATTACTGATACGCGAG CCTATAAGAGAAGGAAACTTCATCATTCAGCCTAAAGTGGATTTTGATATTAGCATTACTACGGTTGCTGGTCTTCTTAACCTCGG GTATCAAGCAGTTGCGTATATTGAAGCGTCTGCATTCATCTATCAGGATGGAAAG ATTCTAATTGAGGTTGATCATCTACAAGATGTCCCGGGTCCATACATTCAGATAAAGGGTGTTTCTAAAGATGCTGTTGCAGCAGCAGGTTCAATGCTTAAATTGGATGGTTCATATACTACTAAG AGTTACCTTGAAATAGTTTTGGAAAGATTACCAACAACGGAGAGAACTTCTGGTGGGATTAACTTTCAGCAATCAACAAGGCTGCTAGAGATTGTGGACTTTATTCAATCTCAG GAATTAAGTTCTTTAAAGCAAGCAATGTTGTATCTTTCCCGGCAAGATAGGTTACTTCATATAAAGCCTGCATTGGTTCAAAGTCACTGCATTCCTCTGAAT GGATGTAGCTCTTCTTCCGAATCCTCATCAAGTAGGGTAGTCTCTCCAATTGAGGGCATTATTGAAGAGATGCAATCAAGGATTAAAAGGCTCGAAAGGTGGCTTGCTATAAATACG GTTTTGTGGACATTTCTAATGTCAGCCATTGTTGGTTATTCACTTTATCAAAGAAGGCGTTAA